The DNA sequence ttgtaattatataattaattaaaaatattcataaaataaaattaataagatATATgagaaaaatgagattttcataatatataataaTCGTCAATCGCAATTACATCTACTAATGATGTTGTCCTTCTATATGACCTCCTATTCCGCAAGCGGGTTGTCTCCGTTGTTCGGCAAGTCTAGTATTGTACTGAGCATGACATGTATATAaagaaggcatatcttgtgaaaatattcCGTGCCAAGACATTACatatccgagcattgaaaaaaagaagagaaatcggatccatatgTATTAGCGGAACTAGGCGGAGTCTGCGACAGAAATTGTTAGGAAATTCAAAAGCGAATCCCTCGTGAGATGGGCCGGCAAACCGTGCAAACCCCGCATTGAAATCTGACTAGCCAAACCCTTGAGTGAATCTTGGAGTGAAATCTGTTGTATGATACTCCAATGGGTAAGGGACGACATCGCCACCTAGATAACcttgttttgttattttcccaaaaattctttttaaactcctaaaatagtaaatatttttaaacaatATATAAATTCGTAAACACTATAACTATTATCAAAagtttcacaaaaatttaaaacaaattactaaCAACCTATAAGTAACATAGATAATTCAAGTATAAATAATAACCACATAAATAAATTTATACTTATGAAActgtaaaaaataattacaacgaaatttacctcaaattatcgagGGAGCGCACGCATtgaatgaggagctcaaactaTCAAGAGAAAGTACatgattaatttaaatattatgaaaatattaacaaaaaaatgtaGTACTAACAAGATATAAAtcatataaacaaaaattcatacttaattataaagaaaagcGTTTAAGAGAGAGCGTTTGAAGGACAGTAAGAGCGTCTAAGGGAGAGCGAGAGCATCCGAAGGACAAAACAAGCAATAGAATGTTTCGAGGTGGAGGAAGAATGTttgaaggagagggagagcgagAAAGCATtcggaaaagagaaaattttgagaatgaGAGAACGAGGGAGATGAAATTTTAAAGAAGGGGGGGCTCTCGCTCAGCAATTGAACTGCCAAGCGAGAGGCTAGAGGCCCATCTCCCCCGCTCGCTCGGCAATTGGGTCCACCCCCCACTCGCTCGGCACCCTCATTACCGAGGGAGACCCAAAtctgtaaatatttttaaaaaatattaaattggaaaaaaaaaaaaaaccctgaaTTCAAGGTCAGCGAGCTCATTCTGGATTCCGGATGCCGCCTTTGCCATCACTAGAGCATCCAATGCGTGGCAACTACCGCAAGGATCAGGACATGTGACATTTGCTTCTGCCTCTCTGTGGGACGTGTGATCAGAACCAAGGACTCCGAGTCCGTGAGGGATGAACACAGTGAGACAGAGACCAACGCCTCCCTTATTTGCTGCTACTTCCAGCACGTATCGCGATATTGTATCCAATACCGTATTCAATAAATTGATCATAAATTTTACCAAATAATTGATAATATTTGTTCTTCCTAACAATTTTTTTAGTTGTTAACTATGATTCCAGGCTAATTAGAGTCGGTGCGAATTATTTCACGATTTAGCTATAGCTATGTCGTTTACTGTAGTGAAGCTATACTGCTAAATAAATGCAAGCAATGTTACTCATTGGACCCTCATCTATTCTTACAAACTATAAGATAAAGAAATTGAAATCTGAAATTACTTCTCCCCTTCATtctccattttattttattttttctcgagAAACGACTCCATTTTGGAGAGGAATGGATGGAATCTTTCTTTCCAACATCTCTTCTATCCAAccctgagaaaaaaaaaattcgaggaagatgatgaagaacccACCCTTGCTGATGAAGAACCAACCAAGAGCATCATCAACTAAAAAACGAAGCAAGAAAGGATAATTAGATTCCTCTGAAACTGTTCCAACAAAAATAATACCTTGGCACACAAACGTCCACATCGTTTGGCTATAGGGAAAGTTCCATTTCAAATAACAATCATTCGAaaacaaaagcagaagttgaAGTAACAATCGACACTTCAATATATCATTCATACCAACTCGGAATAAAAGAGAGTTGGTGACCCTTCGGGAGGGTGCACCTTTGCTTGTCAATGAAGTCATCGAATCCCGTGGTAGCATATAAAACATGTCGCACCGCCATTTATAGAACATAGGACAACAGGAGGTTAAGGCTAAACCATTTGTCAGAAAAGGAATAACGATAAAATGACTCCAATACTTGTTCAATAATGTTGTCTTATTTATGTATCACGCTTCACGGTGGTTCGCAAACAAAGTTGCGAATAGTTTCCACTGGATTTTCTAGAGCTGcaatttccttgttcttttcacACAGAAAGTACCTGAACTAACAGCAAAATGACATAAAAATAGCCAACAGTGATCTCTGAGCTCCCCACTCACTCCCAAGTCTCTTAATCAGCCTGCTTTGTTGGCCTTTGAATCCGGCTTTTGCGCAGCTTCAGTTCCCCCAGTTTTGACGTCACCTGAACAGCACCCATCcccatgatgatgatgatggtgatgatgatgatgatgatgaccatGCCCATGgcgatgatggtgatggtgatgatggtTCTGCTTTCCCTTGAGCTGCTTCCTCATGTCATACGCATCCTCTCCATCTGCGTAGTACTTCGCCTCCACATCATGTATCTTGTACCCCAGTGTCTCAGTGTACAAATTAAATGCAGCACGATTGCTTTTACGCACATGCAGCGAAACATACTCAGCCCCATAAACCTGCGGAGATCTCTTAAAAGGGATAAGCATGACACGTTTTGCAAATGCTTTGACATGTTCAAGCATTTTATGGATAATGATCGGGAGTGAATTACATAACACTACTCACTTACTCCTACTTTTAAGAATGAAAATCCATGCCAGTAGTTGTTAAAGCGGCTTCTAACTAAAAAGCTAACTGGCTCTGTTCCAGGCCACAAATATTTCCACCTGTTAAGCTCAAGATAAGAGGTTCATCGCCCAATATGTCGTTCCTCTAGCTACCACACACTCACAAACAATCAGATGGAGCGATATGCACTCATATGGCCATAAACGATGTGAAATATCACCTCAAATAAAGTTGCTTATGATGTCTTCATTTCTATATTTGCTCTGCTAGCATTGATATGTGTGCATTGTCTGTGAAATTGCAACTACACCACAATGCGCATATTAAGATGCTTCAAACTGATGTGGGCACGTGCGCCCCCATACAACAGTATGCAAGGTGTCTCAGTAGAAGTAAAATCTCATAACAAATCCGTCTACTTGAGAAATACTATCATTTATGCATGTGTATGTTTATATGCCAATACATCACATTCGCCACTCCTAACCCGAACGAACTAAACTGATTGAAAAGCTTAATCAAACAAGAACACACGTTCTCCATCTGGATTCAAACCTGAccatagaaaataaagaaagactACTGCCCCAAAGTAATCCACAGTGAATTCTTGagaatttccaacaattctccGTGTCaacaaaaattggagaaaacgGCTCACTTATCATAGAACGAACAATTCCATGCTATCCAAACAAATGTACCAAATCATCTCGCCAAGTTAAGCTTTTCACTCGATTTTCCATGGCCTTAAATGATCCTCCGTCACATCATAGCCCGCTCTCGAAAACTTAACTCAATCCTAATTGAAATCTACGGAAGACGAACATGCTTCAATCACATCCAGGTAAGACCAACCCAACTAACAAATCCATCAAAGGCCCAAAACTTTACATCAAAAAACAGCATCCCAAGCAAAATAAAGATATCGGTATACCCAAAAAAGGGAT is a window from the Rhodamnia argentea isolate NSW1041297 chromosome 8, ASM2092103v1, whole genome shotgun sequence genome containing:
- the LOC115756520 gene encoding N-terminal acetyltransferase A complex catalytic subunit NAA10; protein product: MVCIRKATVDDLLAMQACNLMCLPENYQMKYYLYHILSWPQLLYVAQDYNGRIVGYVLAKMEEETNECHGHITSLAVLRTHRKLGLATKLMNAAQNAMEQVYGAEYVSLHVRKSNRAAFNLYTETLGYKIHDVEAKYYADGEDAYDMRKQLKGKQNHHHHHHHRHGHGHHHHHHHHHHHHGDGCCSGDVKTGGTEAAQKPDSKANKAG